The Prochlorococcus marinus str. MIT 9301 genome window below encodes:
- a CDS encoding DUF6447 family protein has translation MSENTNDSANPVLTFEGKKYLINELSNEIKESIKELQIADTQIKMHQDTLKLLSISRNSLVNQLREKLKNLE, from the coding sequence ATGAGCGAAAACACAAATGATTCTGCAAATCCAGTTTTAACCTTTGAGGGCAAAAAATATTTAATAAATGAACTTTCTAATGAAATAAAAGAATCTATAAAAGAATTACAAATAGCGGATACACAAATTAAGATGCATCAAGATACCCTCAAATTACTTTCAATTAGTCGAAACTCTTTAGTTAATCAATTAAGAGAAAAACTAAAAAACTTAGAATAA
- a CDS encoding magnesium chelatase subunit H yields MFTQVRSANRRVSPVEDNKHKVVIKAVYVVLEPQYQNSLTEAAKSINEMNGPIGIDLSGYLIEELRNESNFEDFKEDIANADIFVASLIFIEDLAQKVVDAVSPFKDKLKASIVFPSMPEVMRLNKLGSFSMAQLGQSKSIIGDLIKKKKESDGASFQDSMLKLLNTLPSILKYLPVEKAQDARTFILSFQYWLGGTTENLKNFLLMISEKYAVSEIIKDQIEEFKIQDPETFPDLGIWHPLAPCMFESLKEYQNWENNRKDINPKDDKTPIIGLVLQRSHIVTGDDAHYVAVIQELEYRGARVLPIFCGGLDFSKPVNEFYYDSINKDRPIVDGVVSLTGFALVGGPARQDHPKAIEALKRLNRPYMVALPLVFQTTQEWEDSDLGLHPVQVALQIAIPELDGAIEPIILSGRDDATGKAHTLQDRVDVIAERAIKWSTLRVKERKDKKLAITVFSFPPDKGNVGTAAYLNVFGSIYRVLLEMKSKGYQIDELPSNSKELMEKVINNPEAMDGSPELNIAHKMSVKEYEEFTPYSQRLEENWGKPPGNLNSDGQNLLIYGKHFGNVFIGVQPTFGYEGDPMRLLYSRSASPHHGFAAYYTYVEKIWRADAVLHFGTHGSLEFMPGKQMGMSETCYPDSLIGSLPNLYYYAANNPSEATIAKRRGYASTISYLTPPAENAGLYKGLKELSELVGSYQQLRENSRGIQIVNAIVETSKQCNLDKDVELPPKDVEELSIDERDLFVGNVYKQLMEIESRLLPCGLHTIGEAPTAEEAVATLVNIASLEREQEGLRSLPGLLAESIGLTIEQIYDGNNKGELKFVELNEKIIKTARESIFAMVNSLKIVDGRVYLEKSLLSKLFDLLKVFGLNLPTPWLRVCRLNGFNEVNQKELNKLFDYLLFCLEQVCADKEMDSLIKALDGNYVLPGPGGDPIRNPGVLPSGKNIHALDPQSIPTTAAVAAAKSVVDKLIERQKEEQGTWPETIACVLWGTDNIKTYGESLAQILWFVGVKPKPDSVGRINKLELIPLQELGRPRIDVVVNCSGVFRDLFINQMALIDQAVKLAAEADEPLESNFVRKHSLEQAEKEGTSIREASARVFSNASGSYSSNVNLAVENSTWEEENELQEMYLSRKTYAFNADNPGEMNQKREVFESVMKTADVTFQNLDSSEISLTDVSHYFDSDPTKLIKTLRDDGKEPSSYIADTTTSNAQVRTLGETIRLDSRTKLLNPKWYEGMLKSGYEGVRELSNRLNYTLGWSATSGQVDNFVYEETNETFINDEDMRKRLMELNPNSFRRIVGTLLEVNGRGYWETSDENIEQLKELYQEVEDKIEGVKE; encoded by the coding sequence ATGTTTACGCAGGTCCGCTCAGCAAACCGCAGAGTATCTCCTGTTGAGGATAACAAACACAAAGTTGTAATAAAAGCAGTTTATGTTGTCCTTGAGCCACAATACCAAAATTCCTTAACGGAAGCTGCAAAGTCAATAAATGAGATGAATGGGCCAATAGGTATAGACCTTAGTGGCTATCTTATCGAAGAACTTAGGAATGAAAGTAATTTTGAAGATTTTAAAGAAGATATAGCTAATGCAGACATATTCGTTGCTTCTCTAATTTTCATTGAAGACCTCGCTCAAAAAGTGGTTGATGCAGTATCTCCATTTAAAGACAAACTTAAAGCATCAATTGTTTTCCCCTCCATGCCTGAGGTGATGAGATTAAATAAGCTTGGTTCATTTAGTATGGCCCAACTTGGTCAATCTAAAAGTATTATTGGAGATTTAATAAAAAAGAAAAAAGAATCTGATGGAGCAAGTTTCCAAGATTCAATGTTGAAGTTATTAAATACACTCCCTTCAATACTTAAATATCTACCAGTAGAAAAAGCTCAAGATGCAAGAACATTCATTCTGAGTTTTCAGTACTGGTTAGGTGGTACGACTGAGAACTTAAAAAACTTCTTGTTAATGATTTCTGAGAAGTACGCTGTATCTGAGATCATAAAAGATCAAATAGAAGAATTCAAAATTCAAGACCCTGAAACATTCCCAGATTTAGGAATTTGGCATCCTCTTGCTCCTTGCATGTTTGAAAGTCTTAAAGAATATCAAAATTGGGAAAATAATAGGAAAGATATAAATCCTAAAGATGACAAAACTCCAATAATTGGCTTAGTTCTTCAAAGGAGTCATATCGTTACGGGAGATGATGCTCATTACGTTGCAGTTATTCAAGAATTGGAATACAGAGGTGCAAGAGTACTACCTATCTTCTGCGGAGGTCTAGATTTTTCTAAACCAGTTAATGAATTTTACTACGATTCCATAAATAAGGATCGACCTATAGTTGATGGAGTTGTATCTCTAACAGGATTTGCACTAGTTGGTGGGCCAGCAAGACAAGATCATCCTAAAGCTATAGAAGCCCTAAAAAGGTTAAACAGACCCTATATGGTTGCACTGCCATTAGTCTTCCAAACCACACAAGAATGGGAAGATAGTGATCTAGGTTTACACCCTGTTCAGGTAGCACTTCAGATTGCAATTCCAGAGCTTGATGGTGCTATTGAACCTATAATTCTCTCAGGTCGTGATGATGCTACAGGTAAGGCGCATACTCTCCAAGATCGAGTTGATGTAATAGCTGAAAGAGCAATAAAATGGTCAACCTTAAGAGTTAAAGAAAGAAAGGATAAAAAATTAGCCATCACAGTATTTAGTTTTCCCCCAGACAAAGGAAATGTAGGTACTGCAGCATACTTGAATGTTTTTGGTTCAATTTATAGAGTACTTCTTGAAATGAAATCTAAAGGATATCAAATAGATGAACTTCCAAGTAATTCAAAAGAATTAATGGAAAAAGTAATTAACAATCCTGAAGCCATGGATGGTTCTCCAGAGTTAAATATTGCTCATAAGATGTCAGTAAAAGAATACGAAGAGTTCACTCCATATTCACAAAGACTTGAAGAAAATTGGGGTAAACCACCTGGGAACCTTAATAGTGACGGACAAAACCTTCTTATCTATGGGAAACACTTTGGAAATGTTTTTATAGGAGTTCAACCTACATTCGGTTATGAAGGTGATCCTATGAGATTGCTCTATTCAAGAAGTGCTAGTCCTCATCATGGTTTTGCTGCTTATTACACGTATGTAGAAAAAATCTGGAGAGCTGATGCTGTTCTTCATTTTGGAACTCACGGCTCACTTGAATTTATGCCTGGGAAGCAGATGGGCATGAGTGAAACTTGCTATCCAGATTCTCTCATTGGATCATTGCCCAATTTGTATTACTATGCCGCCAATAATCCATCTGAAGCAACAATCGCTAAGAGAAGAGGATATGCTTCAACCATTAGTTATCTGACTCCTCCAGCGGAAAATGCAGGACTCTACAAAGGACTTAAAGAACTAAGTGAACTCGTTGGTTCTTATCAACAATTAAGAGAAAATAGCAGAGGTATTCAAATTGTTAATGCAATAGTTGAGACTTCTAAACAATGTAACCTTGACAAGGATGTAGAGCTTCCTCCAAAAGACGTAGAAGAACTTTCAATAGATGAAAGAGATTTATTTGTTGGAAATGTCTATAAACAATTGATGGAAATTGAAAGTAGATTGTTACCATGCGGTCTTCATACTATTGGGGAAGCTCCAACAGCAGAAGAAGCTGTTGCAACACTCGTAAATATTGCATCTTTAGAAAGAGAACAAGAAGGATTAAGATCTCTTCCTGGATTACTTGCAGAATCCATCGGTCTAACTATTGAACAAATTTATGATGGGAATAATAAAGGTGAACTTAAATTTGTAGAGTTAAATGAAAAAATCATCAAGACAGCAAGAGAATCGATTTTTGCGATGGTCAACTCTTTAAAAATTGTTGATGGCAGAGTTTATTTAGAAAAATCACTTCTTTCCAAACTTTTCGATTTACTTAAAGTTTTTGGTTTAAATTTACCTACCCCTTGGCTAAGAGTCTGCAGATTAAATGGATTTAATGAAGTTAATCAGAAGGAATTAAATAAATTATTTGATTACTTACTTTTCTGTCTGGAACAGGTCTGCGCAGACAAAGAAATGGATAGCCTCATAAAAGCACTAGATGGAAATTATGTTTTACCTGGACCAGGTGGAGATCCTATTAGAAATCCAGGCGTTTTGCCAAGTGGTAAAAATATCCATGCACTTGATCCTCAATCAATCCCAACTACAGCAGCTGTAGCTGCAGCTAAGTCTGTTGTTGACAAATTAATTGAAAGACAAAAAGAAGAGCAAGGAACATGGCCTGAAACAATAGCTTGTGTTTTATGGGGTACTGATAACATCAAAACTTATGGAGAATCACTGGCACAAATTTTATGGTTTGTTGGGGTAAAACCAAAACCAGATTCTGTTGGAAGAATCAACAAACTAGAATTAATCCCTTTACAAGAATTAGGTAGGCCAAGAATAGATGTAGTAGTTAACTGTTCAGGGGTATTTAGAGATCTGTTTATCAATCAAATGGCATTAATTGATCAGGCAGTCAAATTAGCAGCTGAAGCTGATGAACCATTGGAATCTAATTTTGTGAGGAAACATTCACTAGAACAAGCAGAAAAAGAAGGCACCTCTATCAGAGAAGCTTCAGCGAGGGTATTCTCTAATGCTAGTGGAAGTTACAGTTCAAATGTTAATTTAGCAGTAGAAAATTCAACATGGGAGGAAGAAAATGAACTACAAGAAATGTATTTATCTCGCAAAACATATGCTTTTAATGCCGATAATCCAGGTGAGATGAATCAAAAAAGAGAGGTATTTGAGTCAGTAATGAAAACGGCAGATGTTACGTTCCAAAATCTTGATTCCTCAGAGATTTCATTAACAGATGTAAGTCACTATTTTGATTCTGATCCAACAAAATTGATCAAGACATTAAGAGATGATGGGAAAGAACCAAGTAGCTACATCGCGGATACAACCACTTCTAATGCTCAAGTTAGAACACTTGGAGAAACTATCAGATTAGACTCAAGAACAAAACTTTTAAATCCTAAGTGGTATGAAGGTATGCTCAAATCTGGCTACGAAGGAGTTAGAGAACTTTCAAACAGACTTAATTACACTCTTGGTTGGAGTGCGACAAGTGGTCAAGTAGATAATTTTGTATATGAAGAAACTAATGAAACATTTATAAATGACGAAGATATGAGGAAAAGATTAATGGAACTTAATCCTAATAGTTTCAGAAGAATTGTTGGAACTTTGCTAGAAGTTAATGGTAGGGGATATTGGGAAACTTCAGATGAGAATATAGAACAATTGAAAGAACTATACCAAGAGGTAGAGGATAAAATCGAAGGAGTTAAAGAATAA
- the tpiA gene encoding triose-phosphate isomerase, producing the protein MRKSVIAGNWKMHMTCAEAKSYLEEFIPLIKNIKDDRKVVIAPPFTAISTFSDHSDFEYLDISSQNIHWEDQGAFTAEISPKMLLEHGVSYAIVGHSEPRKYFSESDEQINKRAVFAQSSGLTPIVCVGETLEQRERGEADRVITRQVEQGLENTDPSNLIVAYEPIWAIGTGKTCEAEDANKICSLIRKLIGFDDVIIQYGGSVKPNNIDEIMSMSDIDGVLVGGASLDPNSFARIANYQ; encoded by the coding sequence TTGAGAAAATCTGTAATTGCTGGTAATTGGAAAATGCACATGACTTGTGCTGAAGCTAAATCCTATTTAGAAGAGTTTATTCCTTTAATAAAAAACATTAAAGACGATCGTAAAGTTGTTATTGCTCCACCTTTTACGGCTATTTCAACCTTTTCTGATCATTCTGATTTTGAATATTTAGATATTTCTAGTCAAAATATTCATTGGGAAGATCAAGGAGCGTTTACGGCAGAAATATCCCCCAAAATGCTTCTTGAACATGGTGTCTCATATGCAATCGTTGGACATAGTGAACCAAGAAAATATTTTAGTGAAAGTGATGAGCAAATTAACAAAAGAGCAGTTTTTGCTCAATCAAGTGGACTTACTCCAATAGTTTGTGTAGGAGAAACATTAGAACAAAGAGAGAGAGGAGAGGCTGATAGAGTTATTACTAGACAGGTTGAACAAGGATTAGAAAATACAGATCCATCTAATTTAATTGTTGCCTATGAACCAATATGGGCTATTGGCACTGGTAAAACGTGTGAGGCAGAAGACGCTAATAAGATATGTTCTTTGATTCGGAAATTAATAGGTTTTGATGATGTAATTATTCAATATGGAGGATCTGTTAAGCCTAATAATATCGACGAAATCATGTCAATGAGTGATATCGATGGGGTGCTAGTCGGAGGGGCTTCATTAGATCCGAATAGTTTCGCGAGAATTGCAAATTATCAATAA
- the folP gene encoding dihydropteroate synthase: MQIINKKNKWPKGWGQKTSIMGVINLTPDSFSDGGEINSSKKVLDQVNHFMSNGVDVIDLGAQSTRPGAEEVGSSIEIKRLIPYLKLIKSEFPDVLISVDTFNSEVAYEALLNGANWINDVTGGRRDVKILDVVSKFNCPFVITHSRGNSQNMNQLSNYENVLSDVKCSLDNLIKNALEKNISEGNIIVDPGIGFSKDIIHNLEILRNLDVFKKWNLPILVGASRKRFLGEILNEKNPKERDIGTLAISCLCSQFNIDIVRVHNVKLNYQILRVADRIYRK, encoded by the coding sequence TTGCAAATTATCAATAAGAAAAATAAATGGCCAAAAGGCTGGGGCCAAAAAACTTCAATTATGGGAGTTATAAATTTAACTCCTGATTCATTTAGTGATGGTGGGGAAATAAACTCTTCAAAAAAAGTTTTAGATCAAGTAAATCATTTCATGAGCAATGGTGTTGATGTTATTGATCTTGGTGCCCAAAGTACGAGACCTGGGGCTGAAGAAGTTGGATCAAGTATAGAGATAAAAAGATTGATCCCATACCTAAAATTAATAAAATCCGAATTTCCAGATGTTTTAATTTCTGTTGATACTTTTAATTCTGAAGTTGCTTACGAAGCTCTTTTAAATGGTGCTAATTGGATAAATGATGTCACGGGAGGAAGAAGAGATGTAAAAATTTTGGATGTTGTATCAAAATTCAACTGTCCATTCGTCATAACTCATAGTCGTGGTAATAGTCAAAATATGAATCAACTCTCCAATTACGAGAATGTTTTGAGTGATGTCAAGTGTTCGCTTGATAATTTAATAAAGAATGCTTTAGAAAAAAATATATCTGAAGGAAATATAATAGTGGATCCTGGAATTGGTTTTTCAAAAGATATCATTCATAATTTGGAAATCTTGAGAAACTTAGATGTATTTAAAAAATGGAATTTGCCAATTTTGGTAGGTGCATCTAGGAAGAGATTTCTAGGGGAAATATTGAATGAGAAAAATCCAAAAGAAAGGGATATTGGAACACTTGCAATAAGTTGTCTTTGTTCTCAATTTAATATTGACATTGTGAGAGTCCACAACGTCAAATTAAATTATCAAATACTGAGAGTAGCGGATAGGATTTACAGAAAATAG
- a CDS encoding ABC transporter ATP-binding protein — MLIYVACWPLLAYLAGNLIPAIGSGDLSKVSSIIIKSLFVFLVQKTAQFGQDVFIAKPSLEISEVMRGNLFSRIQKIKMNSVENISAGDITYRLTEDADRVSEVIYKTAQDTIPCSLQLLAVIIYMFYLDWSLTLSTFVLAPLIILSVNSFGRRVLIASEKSQESTSNLAGLIGESINGMSTIRAFAAENWIEKRFFQRLNTNKKAKYKTLKLLAFQHPVVGFVEAFGILAILGLGAARINLGLLTSEEFSSFFAAILMLIDPISHVSTNFNDYKQAEASIKRLKNINQEPVEDDKENLRRISNFEGKINFKNVSFAYKKDNKVLKNINLEIKRGEVTAFVGASGAGKSTMLALILKFITPNNGDIFIDDKNLKILNTKDIRKNIALVQQQPFLFSGTIIDVIRMGRNFTKEEVIESARKANAHNFIQKLPEKYETEITERGSNFSGGQIQRIAIARAILGNPSILLLDEATSALDAESESEVQQGLNRAMKDRTVIVIAHRLATTQEANKIVVFDKGEIVEVGKHIDLINKPGIYKELCEKQLIKKL, encoded by the coding sequence ATGCTTATTTACGTAGCTTGTTGGCCTTTATTAGCTTATTTAGCTGGAAACTTAATTCCAGCAATTGGGTCAGGTGATCTCTCAAAAGTTTCTAGCATAATAATTAAGTCTTTATTTGTATTTTTAGTTCAGAAAACTGCTCAATTTGGACAGGATGTATTCATAGCAAAACCATCTTTAGAAATTAGTGAAGTGATGAGAGGAAATTTATTTAGCAGAATTCAAAAAATAAAGATGAATTCTGTTGAAAATATTTCAGCCGGGGACATCACATACAGACTTACAGAAGATGCCGACAGGGTAAGCGAAGTTATTTATAAAACAGCTCAAGATACTATTCCATGTTCTTTACAGTTGTTAGCGGTAATAATCTACATGTTTTATTTAGACTGGTCACTTACACTATCAACATTCGTTTTGGCACCATTGATTATTCTTTCAGTTAACAGTTTTGGAAGAAGAGTTTTAATAGCATCCGAAAAAAGTCAAGAATCAACAAGTAATTTAGCAGGTTTAATAGGTGAATCTATAAATGGAATGTCCACGATAAGAGCTTTTGCTGCTGAAAATTGGATTGAGAAAAGATTTTTTCAAAGATTAAATACAAATAAAAAAGCAAAATATAAAACATTAAAACTTCTTGCATTTCAACATCCAGTTGTAGGATTTGTTGAAGCATTTGGAATATTAGCAATATTAGGTTTAGGGGCTGCAAGAATCAATCTTGGCCTTCTAACAAGCGAAGAATTTAGTAGTTTTTTTGCAGCAATATTAATGCTTATTGATCCAATCAGCCATGTAAGTACAAATTTTAATGACTATAAACAAGCAGAAGCCTCAATAAAAAGGTTGAAAAACATAAATCAAGAACCTGTCGAAGATGATAAAGAAAATTTACGAAGGATATCCAATTTTGAAGGCAAAATAAATTTCAAGAATGTAAGTTTCGCTTACAAAAAAGATAATAAAGTACTTAAAAATATCAATTTAGAAATTAAGAGAGGTGAAGTCACAGCATTTGTTGGAGCTTCTGGAGCTGGTAAAAGTACAATGTTGGCTTTGATATTAAAGTTTATAACTCCCAATAATGGAGACATTTTTATAGATGACAAAAATCTCAAAATATTAAATACAAAAGATATTAGAAAAAACATTGCATTAGTACAACAACAGCCTTTTTTGTTTTCAGGAACAATTATTGATGTAATAAGAATGGGTAGAAATTTCACCAAAGAAGAAGTTATAGAATCAGCAAGAAAAGCAAACGCTCACAACTTTATTCAAAAGCTTCCTGAGAAATATGAAACTGAGATAACTGAAAGAGGATCAAATTTCTCAGGTGGTCAGATCCAAAGGATTGCAATTGCAAGGGCAATACTCGGGAACCCCTCAATTCTTCTTTTAGATGAGGCCACAAGTGCGTTAGATGCAGAATCAGAATCTGAAGTACAACAAGGACTTAATAGAGCTATGAAAGATAGAACAGTTATTGTAATTGCTCATAGATTGGCGACTACTCAAGAGGCCAATAAAATAGTTGTTTTCGATAAAGGTGAAATTGTTGAAGTTGGAAAACACATAGATTTAATCAATAAACCTGGAATTTATAAAGAATTATGTGAAAAACAATTGATAAAAAAATTATAG
- a CDS encoding RNA-binding S4 domain-containing protein has product MKLDQFLKWKNLVSSGGEAKIFIKSGSVKVNGVIETRRGRQLNKGDKVIFLKNELIFE; this is encoded by the coding sequence ATGAAATTGGATCAATTCTTAAAATGGAAAAATTTGGTATCTTCTGGTGGTGAAGCAAAAATTTTTATTAAATCAGGTTCTGTTAAGGTTAATGGTGTAATTGAGACTAGGAGAGGAAGGCAGTTAAACAAGGGGGATAAAGTAATATTTCTAAAAAATGAATTAATTTTTGAATAG